Below is a genomic region from Eupeodes corollae chromosome 1, idEupCoro1.1, whole genome shotgun sequence.
GAGATCATTGCTTGCACCCTTGAAGTTAGTTCCGCAATCACTAAATAAGTTGTTGCATATTCCGCGCCTGGCTACAAATCTCCTGTAAGCAGCTATGAAGGTTGCTGCGGTCAAATCACTGACCAATTCAAGATGTAAGGCCTTTGTAGATAGGCATACGAATACGGCGATGTACCCTTTTGAGAATTTGTTACACCTACCCTTCCACATTTTAATCTCAACAGGTCCAGCATAGTCCACACCAGTGTTTGTAAAGGGTCTTGTAATTATAACACGTTCAGTTGGAAGGCTTCCCATTAGTTGGTTTTGCATTATAGCATCATGTCTATGACACCTTACACATTTGTGTATTGTAAATTTTACTAGTCGTTTAAGGTTGGTTATCCAATAATAGTTTCGAATATCTGCCATCATGAGTTGCTGTCCACCATGTAGAGTACGTTGATGAGCATCGCatgcaattagttttgaaaagtgATGTTGATCCTTGAGGATGATTGGATGCCGCTGACTGTAAGGTAAATAGGAGTTTTGAAGTCGACCACCTACACGTAAGATACCGTTTTTATCAAGGAAGggatttaagttcaaaattccACTTCCTTTAGGGATAGCTCTTGATTCATTTAATGCCTTTATTTCTTCATAAAATAGTTCGTTTTGTACTAATTTGGTAATTGTTGTTCTAGATACATTTAGTTCTTCAATTTTAAGTGGATTGTTCTCTAATcctaatttcatttttgaatttaattttgatcttaAGTTAGATATGTATCTTTGCCATATTGCAACGATGCGAATCGATCTTCTTAAATCGGAGACTCTCcttaaaaattcgttttctgtTGTAACACAGTAAGCTGCAACACAAGAAAAGTTTAATAGTGTTGCAAAATTCTTATTGtataatgtttttgtattgattttgctttcttttttagtttcttgTTGTGTTTCAAAAGTAGTTTTTGATGAATAATCTTGCGGATTAAAGTTTCTTAGAAATTTTGGCCCATCCCACCACATCTCATTGTTAATGAGCTCTTCAGTTGTTAATCCTCGCGATCCAAAATCTGCAGGATTCTGTTTTGTGTTTACATGATACCAGGATTCGATGTTAGTTAAACTTTGAATTTCGCTTATTCGATTAGCAACGAAGGTGGTGCGCGTGGTTGGGCTTCCTTTTATCCATGCTAAAGTAATCATAGAGTCGGTCCATGCatatgttttaatgttttcaaattgcATGGCTTTAATAATTCTGAATATTAGTTTAGACAGGAGTAATGCTGCACAAAGTTCAAGGCGTGGTAAAGAAATGCATTTTACTGGAGCAACTCTTGTTTTAGATGCTATTAAgtgtattttttcaatgttattttGTATGACACGTATATAGATGACTGCTGCATAAGCTTTTTCTGAAGCATCGCTAAAGCCATGCAGCTCCACCTCGGACGAGATTTCATAATCAATCCAACGTGGTATTtgtatttgtgaaatttttggcAGGGTACTGCGAAGATCTGTCCAAGACTTTTCTATATCTTGTGGTAAAGGTGTATCCCAAGCCAAATTTCTAGTCCAAAGTTGTTGGAGTATAAGTTTTGCCTTGACAATGCAAGGAGAAATCAATCCCAATGGATCGAACAGGCGAGCGATATCGGCTAGAACTGATCGCTttgataattttgaagtttcaggtaagtttattttaaagctaaagTAGTCCATACTAGGATGCCATTGAATCCCCAATGTTTTTATGGCATctgttgattttaaatcaagAGGAAGATTAATCTCTCTATAATTTTCAGGAATTCCCTCCATAACTCTTTGTGAGTTGCTTGCCCATTTTCTGAGAGGAAACCCTGCTGCTTGTAAATTTGAAACGATATCCTTTTGCAATCTAATGGCTTCAACTTCATTATCTGATCCATATATAAGATCATCGACAAAAAAACCATCCATGATTGCCTTTGCTACATGAGGATAATTATGTTCAATATCTTCAGCTAACCTTTGTAATGTTCGTACAGCTAAGAAGGGAGCAGAAGCAGTTCCAAAGGTAACTGTAtttaaacaataacattttatgGATTCATTTGGGGATGATCTCCATAAGATCATTTGATATGGTGTGTCTTCTTGAGCCACCCAAATTTGACGATACATTTTGCTTATATCTGCAACAAgagcaattttgaattttctccaTCTTGCCACCAGATCAATTATATCGAGTTGGAGGCGTGGGCCTACCATAAGACATTCATTTAATGAAAGTCCATTTGATGATTTGCAAGAACCATCAAATACTACCCGTAGTTTGGTTGTAGTACTTGATTCTTTCAGAACCGCATGATGTGGaagataataaaaatagtttggacCTAGTTCATCCTCAACTTTCACTTCTTTCATGTGACCTAAGGTGAGGTACTCATTCATGCAATctacataaagttttttaaagttactATCTGCTTTCATTCGTTTTTCAATTTGTAGAAATCTTGCTAATGCAGCTCGTTTGGAATTACCTAAGACTggccttttgttgtttttgaatggAAGGTGTACCTCATATCTACCATCTAATCTTCTCTTGCATGtgtctttaaaatgtttttcgcACATATTCTCATCTTCAGTCCATTTTCTCTCATCaagattttcttcaatttcccAAAACTTAGTAAGTTGGACATCCAATTGTGTATGATGACTTTGGATagttattggaattttttgtgtgtgaatGTTTCCAGTTAAGATCCACCCTAATTCGGTCAACTGGGCTACAGGTGTTCCTGTACTTCCCTTGACTACGCCATCCAAAATTATTGTCGAATACACATCGGCACCTATTAAAAGATCAACCTTTCGGGGTGTATTGTAAGTTGGATCAGCAAGTAACAGGTTTGATACATGATTGAAGTTAGATGCATCAAATTTCTGAGTGGGCAATGTAGTGGTTAAGTTATTGAATACCAGAGCCCTGACATCTACAGAGAAATCAGAATCATGTACTGAGAATAACTTAAAATTGACTTCATATTTTGATGTACCAGTTTCAGTATTTCCTAGTCCTTTAACAATCGCatgtgttttatgttttttaagttttaagatcTGAGCTGCATCTTCGGTTATGAAGGTAGCTTGAGATCCTGGGTCTATAAGAGCCCTTAAAATAAGTTGAGCTCCATTTGGTTTGAAAACTTTAACAAGGGCAGTAGCCAATAAGGATTGTGATTGCATTTGATTTAAATGCGTTTTATAGTTTATTGGCTCTGTATTAGAGCAGTGTGGTTGAGGTTCAGTATTTGAGGATTGTACATTTTGTTTCGACTGAGATGTATTTGCTTGGTATGTGTTTAATGATTTAGTTGGTTGATAATTATTTTGAGACTCAATATGTAATAAGGTATGATGCTTGAGTCCGCACTTGTAGCATCGATTTGTGCTGCTGCACACTGAAGCATGATGATCATAGCCTAAGCAGTTAGagcaaattgaatgttttttcaCGACATCTGTACGAGTTTTAAcatccaaatttaaa
It encodes:
- the LOC129949074 gene encoding uncharacterized protein LOC129949074, which produces MAFSSRNILNGFQGTGINPYNSQIFGDDEFLVDTLPGEINLVESVPATQSNTNTPLNIATNAKSPIPSLTPEAVRPIARFSTPNRTARSGCSRILTNSTEKLRVQENKEKKNAKTTKRTLKLLDKDSSDESDKSVSYAESDKSNGFISDQDNFKMERTELFDYKLTDHEKLEVGHYVLVKFGENSKKPFYYAGEIAEVHSDSTYTVNYLRKASLIGLMNQIRIELTMVALNRKIEFKWNRNDKLTHGFLISLIQAYKLDLEIVFRSVSSIHEAKSCFNFNSILLVNIVNGSSKTTFSSSIKTHNSFATTPEQQSNAFAETWSRNANNSNFSSEFNTNKNEYLTSPVLPTQNAAAKRIEVKISSLELESCLSVVKGYDHHASVCSSTNRCYKCGLKHHTLLHIESQNNYQPTKSLNTYQANTSQSKQNVQSSNTEPQPHCSNTEPINYKTHLNQMQSQSLLATALVKVFKPNGAQLILRALIDPGSQATFITEDAAQILKLKKHKTHAIVKGLGNTETGTSKYEVNFKLFSVHDSDFSVDVRALVFNNLTTTLPTQKFDASNFNHVSNLLLADPTYNTPRKVDLLIGADVYSTIILDGVVKGSTGTPVAQLTELGWILTGNIHTQKIPITIQSHHTQLDVQLTKFWEIEENLDERKWTEDENMCEKHFKDTCKRRLDGRYEVHLPFKNNKRPVLGNSKRAALARFLQIEKRMKADSNFKKLYVDCMNEYLTLGHMKEVKVEDELGPNYFYYLPHHAVLKESSTTTKLRVVFDGSCKSSNGLSLNECLMVGPRLQLDIIDLVARWRKFKIALVADISKMYRQIWVAQEDTPYQMILWRSSPNESIKCYCLNTVTFGTASAPFLAVRTLQRLAEDIEHNYPHVAKAIMDGFFVDDLIYGSDNEVEAIRLQKDIVSNLQAAGFPLRKWASNSQRVMEGIPENYREINLPLDLKSTDAIKTLGIQWHPSMDYFSFKINLPETSKLSKRSVLADIARLFDPLGLISPCIVKAKLILQQLWTRNLAWDTPLPQDIEKSWTDLRSTLPKISQIQIPRWIDYEISSEVELHGFSDASEKAYAAVIYIRVIQNNIEKIHLIASKTRVAPVKCISLPRLELCAALLLSKLIFRIIKAMQFENIKTYAWTDSMITLAWIKGSPTTRTTFVANRISEIQSLTNIESWYHVNTKQNPADFGSRGLTTEELINNEMWWDGPKFLRNFNPQDYSSKTTFETQQETKKESKINTKTLYNKNFATLLNFSCVAAYCVTTENEFLRRVSDLRRSIRIVAIWQRYISNLRSKLNSKMKLGLENNPLKIEELNVSRTTITKLVQNELFYEEIKALNESRAIPKGSGILNLNPFLDKNGILRVGGRLQNSYLPYSQRHPIILKDQHHFSKLIACDAHQRTLHGGQQLMMADIRNYYWITNLKRLVKFTIHKCVRCHRHDAIMQNQLMGSLPTERVIITRPFTNTGVDYAGPVEIKMWKGRCNKFSKGYIAVFVCLSTKALHLELVSDLTAATFIAAYRRFVARRGICNNLFSDCGTNFKGASNDLKRDSKFITSEWSSTVSKTLATLYTTWHFNPPLSPHFGGLWEAGVKSIKHHLKRTIGTAKLTFEEYSTLLTQIEGCLNSRPLCPMTSDPNDLNVLTPGHFLIGGPLNVLPDRNHTWSTSYLHLLQQRPKWLQQKPNINVGDIVIVKDDNLPPSLWLLARVIELHPGTDGLTRVATIKTQNSTFKRPITKLSPLPVTNPSNPNT